A region of Mycolicibacterium brumae DNA encodes the following proteins:
- a CDS encoding TetR/AcrR family transcriptional regulator, whose amino-acid sequence MAPERADAARNRARVLDAARRLVSAHGPGQVSMDQVAAAAGVGKGTLFRRFGSRADLMAALLDDEERLSQRAFLFGDPPLGPGAPPLERLRAFGEHRIRYAHRHHALLIAAGRAAPHHRQSPPETVIRAHVRILLAAAGSSGDLDAQADALTALLNPEYVEALCHEGRDEDHQIRAWASLAAKLCGH is encoded by the coding sequence ACGCCGCGCGCAACCGCGCGCGCGTGCTCGACGCCGCACGTCGACTGGTCTCCGCACACGGGCCCGGTCAGGTCTCGATGGACCAGGTCGCCGCGGCGGCCGGCGTCGGCAAGGGGACCTTGTTCCGCCGGTTCGGCAGCCGCGCGGACCTGATGGCGGCGCTGCTCGACGACGAGGAGCGCCTCAGCCAGCGGGCGTTTCTGTTCGGCGATCCGCCGCTAGGACCCGGGGCGCCGCCGCTGGAACGGCTACGAGCCTTTGGCGAGCATCGGATCCGGTACGCCCACCGCCACCACGCGTTGCTGATCGCCGCCGGCCGCGCCGCGCCACACCACCGTCAATCCCCGCCGGAGACCGTGATCCGCGCGCACGTGCGGATCCTGCTGGCCGCCGCCGGCAGCTCCGGCGACCTCGACGCACAGGCCGACGCGCTCACCGCGCTGCTCAACCCGGAGTACGTCGAAGCGCTATGCCACGAAGGCCGCGACGAGGACCACCAGATCCGCGCCTGGGCATCGCTGGCCGCCAAGTTGTGCGGCCACTGA
- a CDS encoding MFS transporter → MWRQPKAVWAVAFASVVAFMGIGLVDPILKPIADNLDASPSQVSLLFTSYMVVMGVSMLITGAIASRIGAKKTLLLGLVIIIIGAGLAGMSSTVTEIVGWRAVWGLGNALFVATALATIVTAARGSVGQAVILYEAALGLGIAVGPLVGGVLGSISWRGPFFGVSALMAVAVVVTALLLPSTPPAPKTTSVLDPIRALRHRGLFGVSMTALLYNFGFFTLLAFTPFPLDMDAHQIGLIFFGWGLALAFTSVVAAPRLQRRFGTLPTLLVNLLLMSATLAVMAVATDHKAVLAGCVVVAGLFIGVNNTLVTETVMKAAPVERGVASAAYSFVRFGGAALAPWLAGFLGERFNMHLPFWVGAAAVLLGAIVLAASRSHLAGIDDPEDPLEELEEQAEAITVGNDS, encoded by the coding sequence ATGTGGCGTCAACCCAAGGCGGTGTGGGCCGTGGCTTTCGCATCCGTCGTCGCATTCATGGGCATCGGCCTCGTTGACCCGATCCTGAAACCAATCGCCGACAATCTCGACGCGTCCCCGTCGCAGGTCTCGCTGCTGTTCACCAGCTACATGGTGGTGATGGGCGTGTCGATGCTCATCACCGGCGCAATCGCCAGCCGCATCGGCGCCAAGAAGACCCTGCTGCTCGGCCTGGTCATCATCATCATCGGCGCCGGTCTGGCCGGCATGTCCAGCACTGTCACCGAGATCGTCGGCTGGCGCGCGGTCTGGGGCCTGGGCAACGCGCTGTTCGTCGCGACCGCCCTGGCCACCATCGTCACCGCGGCCCGCGGTTCGGTCGGCCAGGCGGTCATCCTCTACGAGGCCGCGCTCGGTCTGGGCATCGCGGTCGGCCCACTGGTCGGCGGCGTGCTCGGCTCGATCTCCTGGCGCGGACCGTTCTTCGGGGTCTCTGCCCTGATGGCCGTCGCCGTCGTCGTCACCGCACTGCTGCTGCCGAGCACTCCTCCGGCGCCCAAGACCACCTCGGTGCTGGACCCGATTCGGGCGCTGCGCCACCGCGGCCTGTTCGGCGTCTCGATGACTGCGCTGCTGTACAACTTCGGCTTCTTCACGCTGCTCGCCTTCACCCCGTTCCCGCTGGACATGGACGCCCATCAGATCGGGCTGATCTTCTTCGGCTGGGGCCTCGCGCTGGCCTTCACCTCGGTGGTGGCGGCGCCCCGGTTGCAGCGTCGGTTCGGCACGCTGCCGACTCTGCTGGTCAACCTGCTGCTGATGAGCGCGACGCTGGCGGTGATGGCCGTGGCGACCGATCACAAGGCCGTGCTGGCGGGCTGCGTCGTCGTCGCGGGCCTGTTCATCGGCGTCAACAACACCCTGGTCACCGAGACGGTGATGAAGGCCGCACCGGTCGAGCGTGGAGTGGCCTCGGCCGCCTACAGCTTCGTCCGGTTCGGCGGCGCGGCGCTCGCGCCCTGGCTCGCGGGCTTCCTGGGCGAGCGGTTCAACATGCACCTGCCGTTCTGGGTCGGCGCCGCGGCGGTGCTGCTCGGCGCGATCGTGCTGGCCGCCAGCCGCAGTCATCTCGCCGGTATCGACGATCCCGAGGATCCGCTGGAGGAACTCGAGGAGCAGGCCGAGGCGATCACCGTCGGCAACGACAGCTGA